The Clarias gariepinus isolate MV-2021 ecotype Netherlands chromosome 24, CGAR_prim_01v2, whole genome shotgun sequence region TGAGACGACTCCCTCTTTTGAGACCTTTACAAACTAGACCACACCCACTTTACTATGAACACACCCCCTTCCCTTAAGTCACTGATGGACACTTATCTAGTGAGCTGTCAatttttaaaggtgtgtgtgcgtgtgtgcagcAGGTGTGGATGCAGAGGAGcgagaaaaagaagagaaggagaggaaAGAGGAAGAGGATGATGAAGAAGCTTTACAGAAGGCCAGAGACTGGGATAACTGGAAAGATACACACCGCCGAGGATACGGCAACCGCCAGAACATGggctagaacacacacacacacacacacacacacgtgcgcagtAGAGACACTATCTGGAGCAACTTATACACAATCACTCAATTAcgaaataaaactttaatttggttcctgtgtgtgtgtgtgtgtgtgtgtgagagagagagagagcagtttaGTTTCCTCTAAACCCAGGTGGATCATTAGGTAGTGTAACCTCCTCATCCTGAGAGACAACATGGACTCGTCCAGCCCCGCCCCCTCATTAATATTACACAGTGGCTCAGAATATAAACGAGTATGCCTGTTAGAGCCCGCCCCCGCGGCGAGGCTGAGATGCCGTTTGTAATGCAGTGTTATGTGACTAATGAACTAGTGTACATATGGAATAAAGAAACTCTTTTCATTCAATCAtctgctttatttctttgtagcataaacagtaaatatttaaccataaaacctttttttaaatctatttaaactAGAGTGTGTAACGAGCATAACattattaatcattaaataTAAGTCATTAACTGAACCTAAAGTGCTGACATGAAACATTACATTTGATGATTAGATCATAAATGTAAATCTTAATGAACATCAGGAACACACTGaggtaaggtgtgtgtgtgtgtgtgtgcaggaggtCAGTACTGCCGACTGATCTGAGCCCGAGGAAATGCACTGCGATAATCAGCGGCGCCGTAGGGCGGGCCAGGGGGCGGGGCCATCCTCTGAAATATTAGCATAAATATCATTTATATAACAATTTGTAATAAAGACTTAAAGTTAATGCTTGACTGTgtgatactgtacatttatacacatacagctgtgtaaaagttagtactCCCTCTTAatactgtgtttttgtgtaaaaactaaattagaccAACAACATGTACCTTTTCTTCACCGTGCCATTATTGATGATATGATTTTTTACTGCCTCCTCACTGCCTCCACAGAATTCAAGAGATATAAGTTACAGCCAGGTGCTGATCATCATCAGCCCTTAagtaattgatcatcagcaggtgttttggcagtttgctggtctggagcatgcaggtgtgtgttaacacaatgccaggAGATAAAGACCTAAGCAATGGTCATaaaaaccaaattgaatttggaattcaacattctacagtgagaaagcacattcaccccaaggtcagatCGTCAGaacaagagctacatctcagaccctacagccTCACTGGGcatgttacatgttaaagtccatgacggCACAGTTAGAAAGAGACTGGACATGGACGGTTTGGACGGGTTGGGTTACCAAGGGAAACCTCCTCTGTCTAATGGAAACACGACAAaggttcacaaaactgcatctgaacaaaccacaggACTTCTGGAACCaggtcctatggacagatgagaccacagtggagttgtttggccttaataaCCAGCACCATGTTTGGGAAAAACCCAACCagaatttcagcagaaacacctcatactgTACCCACTGTTAAGCACGGCAGTGGAGGAATGATGGTTTGGGCTTGTTTTTGTAGCCAGAGGACCTGGACGTTGAGTCGACCATGAACTCGTCTGTATACCAGAGAATTCTAGAGGTAAATGTGAGGTCGTCTGTCCAACAGATAAAGGTTGGTGGAAATTGgctcatgcaacaggacaatgattaGAAGttcaccagtaaatctacatcagaatggctgaaaagTAAATTGGAATAGCagagtcaaagtccagacctcaacccgaCTGAAATGCTGCGGTGGGAATTTAAGAGAGCTGTGTATAAGTGGACGGCCAAAAAACTCactgaactgaagcaatgttgtaaagaagaaaggaCCAAAACCATGTGAGAGACTTAATTAAACCTCAtttctttgaaataaataatggcacgggGAAAAAGGTTATATATTGTGGTTGTTTGTCTGTGGTTTTGGTTGTTTGTCTGTGGTTGTACTCAGACCTGcttgatcagattttttttatgtttttatatacaattaataaaactaacaTTTCAACATGACTGTTTGAGGGACGTTCAGGACcaacttgtgataaaatttctgcTGAATAAAGGCGTAAAAACTGACCAACGTTTACAGAAGACCTCAGTCACAGTCCGCTGATGAGGCTTAGTGGAACATCTGAAGGCCTTTCATTGAACGcccctcctgtgtgtgtgtgtgtgtgtgtgtgtgtgtaagagagagagagagacctgatTCTCATAAGGGCGTGGTGAAGTCGGTGGGCTGGACGGTTCTGTATACACACTGGGCTCCTCATACGGGTTCCTCGCTCTAGCATATGGGTTACTGATTACCTGAGCCGGAGCTCCACCCCCTGTGTagctacaacacacacacacacacacacacacacacacacacacactggtgtctTCCTGCTCGACTTGGTTTCAGTTTATTAATCTAATAAAGTCACCTGCTGTGTGTTTAGTACCTGTAGGGCTGCTGTCCCGTCCGGTCAGGTACGTTCAGTGTTGGAGACAAGGGGGgctgactgacacacacacacacacacacacacacacacacacacacacacacacacagtcacatctCTCAGGTGTGTGCTTATTTTGACAGtgtaacaatgtgtgtgtgtttgtgtgtgtgtgtgtatgtacttgTACTGTGGCCCCACGGGTGGTCTGTCAAAAGCAGGACGTGTGTTATTAGGTGCACTGTGAAAAataggaaaacacacacacacacacacacacacacacacacacacattattacacTGTCAAAATAAGCACACACCTGAGAGATATAactaagagtgtgtgtgtgtgtgtgtgtgtgtgtatgtacttgTACTGTGGCCCCACGGGTGGTCTGTCGAAAGCAGGACGTGTGTTATCAGGTGCACTGTGAAAAgtaggaaaacacacacacacacacacacacaccttaatgcTTAACCacttatgcatgtgtgtgtctgagagagagataaagagaggcaggtgtgtgtgtcgTACCTATACTGTGCTCGAGGCGCTCCCATTGGTGGTCCAAACTGTTTATCTGGCAcactacccacacacacacacacacacacacacacacactctcttgtaCTGTCCAACATGAAAATGTTACACAGACATCTTATACCTGAGAAAaatgacttgtgtgtgtgtgtgtgtgtgtgtgtgtgtgtgtgtgtgtgtgtgtgtgtgtgtgtacttataCTGTGGCCCCACTGGTGCCTGTCAAAattggtgcacacacacacacacacacacacagaagctcACCTGTAGGGTCGAGGTGCTACCATGGGAAGCTGCGCTGGTGGGGGGCCGGGGAGAGGACGAGCGCCCTGGCgagactttacacacacacacacacacacacacacacacacacacacacacgggcgcgcacacacaggaGACAGAGGGAGGATAATAAAGGTCAAGTCTTTTCCaaataagacacacacacacacacattataatcaGAGTGTTTATGACGACAGTGTTTTTCCCCTGATAAGAAACTCGGGCTTTATAGAGGAAATGAAAATCTTTATCActcataaaactgaaaaatcaCAGCGAAGCATTTTAAACGATacactgatcacacacacacacacacacacacacacattagaggTGTGTGAGCAGAAACCTTCATACATCTTCTTTCCAAATCTAAAACTATGAGTCCGGGACCTTATTCAGATTTCtcctttacaatatcagaagactCCGCCCATTTCTTCTACACAGGCCACTCAGGTgtttgttcagtcccttgttatttcaagactggactactacacctcactcctggcaggtctgtcTCTGTCCACCATTTGTCCTTTGCAgttgatccagaatgcagcagcacgtctcgtctTCAACCTTCTccagttctcccacaccaccccactcctccacTCCCcccactggcttcctgtagctgctgcATCAAATTTAAATCCCTGATGCTCACCCACGAAGCTCAAAATgtcccagcacccacttacctctctgctctaatcacacctcgcaccgcaccacgttccctctgatccatctcttttctgttctggcaccgaGGTGGCGGAGTGAACTTACTCTAGATGTCTGTAAAGCCGAGGCTTTGACAGTCAACTCACGACGCATCTATATTTGGACTAATCTCCCCCCGCCAAACTAAACAAAAGCTAGACACTACTTCAGTACTTCAGTGTCAGAGCTCCAGCACCTACACACTTAGGGATGGAGTAATGCCACCGGTGATAAAACCTGTCACACCAgtacaggacatttacaatcTCACTAAACATATGGAACTGTTACAGGGTAgtttaggcaaaataataatGCTTCACCTTGTACTTTTATACTCTTATAGTCTTTTATCAGCTTTTATATGTTTTGATTCTTACAGTGTGTTTGTAGTTTTTACTGCACACAAGAACACGAAACTCACGTTCACATCAGATGCAAAAACAACTCCAGGGAACAAGTCCTCCTCTGGAATCTGGGCGAGTTGCAACTTTGGTCTggaacaaacatacacacacccagagATATAAGTGTGATAAAGAGTGCTAGTCTGATCCTTCTTGTTACTGATTTCcatgataagtgtgtgtgtgtgtgtgttcctgaccTCTGCCTCTCACTGGATTTCCCAAACGTGTGTGCGAGGTGAACAGCGACTCCGATCACACATGCCAACGCCAATCCAGGAAGTGTTGCTACAAGGGCAAAAGTCAATGTTGTCCATTTCTGAGAGCAGGTACTCCCAAGATAAAACTCATCAATATAATTATTACatctgaaaacaacaaaaagaacatTACATTACTGTGACCTACTCAATCAATCCCACACTCCAGCTGATCAGATTTAAATGGTAATTATTCTGCAtattctctagtggagtttggtgttccacagggttcaattttaggcccactgcttttttccctttacatgcttcctctgggcaacataatccataaacatggtaatagtttttattattatgctgaggacacacagttatatgtctcagcaaaaccagatgagaaaaaccagcttactaaactTGAGCAATGCATAAAGGATATAAAAaactggatgttaattaacttccttctgcttaatcctgataagacataGGACCGCATAGTCATAGGactgcatacagctagaagtaagattctagatcactctgtaactttagatggcctttctgttccatcaagtgcaacagtaaaagaccttggtgtaattatagattccagccttttatttgaagctcatgtagataatattaccaggatagcattctttcaccccagaaatattgccaagataagaaatttattgtcgctaaacgatgcagaaaaactagttcatgcttttatcacctctaggttggactattgtaatgccttactgtctggttgttcagctagatgcataaacaagcttcagctagtccagaatgcagcagcaagaggcctcactagaaccagaagatatgagcacatcacccctatcttatcttcactgcattggcttcctgtgaaatttcgcattgattttaaaatactactcttgacatataaagcattaaatggtctcgcgccgcagtacctgagcgaaatgctagtgtcttacgatccgccacgcctacttcgatcaaaggatgcaggctgcttgtcaataccgcgtattatgagaactacagctgggggcggagctttttcttacaaagccccaaaattatggaatagtcttccaaatagtgttcgggactcagacacagtctcagtgtttaagtccaggctaaaaacctatttatttagccaagcatttttataaatagattagccataggtaaaggagcagatctgggggactcatggacgtagagtattatggtgaactggtatgtttggatgctgtcttccccactctcattgatcactcaggtttgttgatggtgaggtgattgtttgctttacatctcagttccccctcatctgtgtttccttctggctctcccttttagttatgatgtcatagttagtcctgccggagtctctgcttgcactctacagttaatatacattcacattatacattatgtgcctgtgaccatacctaactgttatctctcctctcctgttctctcctcctctctctctttccccctccctgttgagctacacatgacgttcctgagctgccagtgatccagaccccctctgcctcCTGGACCTTTTTGACTCGTTTTGGTGTCCCTctcctggttggagatctcatcacatggacgccccgtgtggtgactggggacggttccacttcaccatgaagacggtcctgtcctcggctgatacagacagctgttctctgaggactcgtgactgcagtcgctcgatagttcaggactggagtttcctacagtctacctgagcctccaataaccaactgaactccatatgaacttctccacatctcctgttatactgaacttccagcctcctaacacacagtatgagtgcagatcaatccctgctaaaGCCGAACCCTGGCtctgcgacaatgacaattgttaaaggcgttatacaaataaaatttgaattgaatcCCTCTCTCTagctatttaataaaaatcccTCACTGCAGTTGATCGATAATGAATCCCTTACTGGGTCAGTAGTCAGTCCTGCAGTGATTGtttggttgattgattgattattgATCAGTGATTACCTGCAGTACGGAGCTCCACCCTTGCAGTAGCACTGGCTGATGTTTGCAGTACAGGTCCAGGGCTGAAGGCAGGGCTCAAAGTCTCCCACATTGTTACAGTATTCtggaggaacacacacacacacacacacatctaaacgTGACACACAGATACTAAGCtaacatttatatacagtgttttACCTGTCTAACACTTAAAGtaactaatatttaaaataaagtgctAAATgcaaccaacacacacacacacacacaactgcttTTGTTTATTGCTGACACAAAATTCAGTTACACACTAACTACATGCCAACTGTACCGTAACTGAACAGAAATTCACTTCTTTAAAACAAccccgtacacacacacacacacacacacacacactcaccgttTATGTTCCCTTGTCCTTCTGCACTCCAGCTGAATGCAGcgatgaaacacacacacagaaaggcACGCATTTCTAAGGAACTCTGTCTttctgcctcacacacacacacacttctgtggTTAATATAGACTCAGAGTGCCCTTTAACCAGGCACtgatgtgacacacacacacggtagtcataaacacacaccaaTAAACAGAATGAAATCACCTTAGGTTCAGGGTCTACACTACTCACTTTGGTTTGGGACACACCCACAAGGACCAGTTGGTAGTTTATGGGCACTCAATAGTGATTAGGGCATGTGGTTTGGGACATGCCCACAGTGGActctggccactttattaggtacatcTTGAAGTACTGGGTTCGAGCCCTTTTGCCTTCAGCTCTTCTACAAGTGCCGAGACATTCTGCTCCATATTCACATGATTTCATCACGCAGTCTGAGACACAGCGCTTCATGAGACGTTTAAAGCTtgggatatttatttataaccgaaccctgctttaaacttctccacatcttTATCCCGGACCTGGGGATCAGGTGTGCTCCGCAGGCTTCGTGATGCTGTTTgatcactaatgttctctaacaaacctctgagggcttcacagaacatcTGTATTTATActaagattaaattacacacagctgGACTGTgtttactaattaggtgacttttGAAGGTGAtcggttccactggattttccAGAATAGAGGGGGGTgaatacaaatagaaaaaaagtgcacaccacactttattcagttttttatttgtaaaaaaaattaaaaaaaataaaatttccttccacttcac contains the following coding sequences:
- the zgc:158432 gene encoding WAS/WASL-interacting protein family member 3 — translated: MRAFLCVCFIAAFSWSAEGQGNINEYCNNVGDFEPCLQPWTCTANISQCYCKGGAPYCRCNNYIDEFYLGSTCSQKWTTLTFALVATLPGLALACVIGVAVHLAHTFGKSSERQRPKLQLAQIPEEDLFPGVVFASDVNSRQGARPLPGPPPAQLPMVAPRPYSVPDKQFGPPMGAPRAQYSAPDNTRPAFDRPPVGPQYNAPNNTRPAFDRPPVGPQYNQPPLSPTLNVPDRTGQQPYSYTGGGAPAQVISNPYARARNPYEEPSVYTEPSSPPTSPRPYENQRMAPPPGPPYGAADYRSAFPRAQISRQY